The Peribacillus sp. FSL P2-0133 genome has a segment encoding these proteins:
- a CDS encoding DUF2536 family protein — protein sequence MGFQLDLNLFEDKIEFFEAESIKNLEEKIQSQIEINKAIMLQVESVSHQMYVSEEGRRFYSAVVHFKAKK from the coding sequence ATGGGTTTTCAACTCGACTTAAACTTATTTGAAGATAAAATAGAATTTTTCGAGGCAGAAAGCATTAAGAATCTTGAAGAAAAAATCCAATCACAAATTGAAATCAATAAAGCGATCATGCTTCAGGTGGAATCCGTGTCACACCAAATGTATGTAAGTGAAGAAGGCAGACGTTTTTATAGTGCAGTCGTCCACTTTAAAGCAAAAAAGTGA